One Chromobacterium paludis genomic window carries:
- a CDS encoding tyrosine-type recombinase/integrase: protein MLTDTKLRSLKAQDKLYKVNDRDGLYVAVTPAGAISFRYNYSINGRQETITFGRYGIGGITLAEAREQLADAKKMIASGKSPAKEKARDKARVKDAETFGAWAEKWLRGYQMADSTRDMRRAVYERELKPKFGNQKLVEITHEDLRALTDAIVERGAPATAVHSREVVLQVYRWAIERGQKVENPAELVRPTTIAKFEPRDRALTPDEIALMYQYIERIGTTPSIRAAAKLLLLTMVRKSELTNATWSEVNFSEALWTIPKERMKRRNPHLVFLSRQALDIFIALKTFAGGSDYVLPSRYDSDTPMSSATLNQVLTLTYRLAQKEGKPLGKFGPHDLRRTASTLLHEAGYNTDWIEKSLAHEQRGVRAVYNKAEYREQRTAMLQDWANMIDEWVLKRPLQGA from the coding sequence ATGCTGACTGATACCAAGCTGCGCAGCCTGAAGGCGCAGGACAAGCTCTACAAGGTGAACGACCGTGATGGCCTCTATGTGGCCGTCACTCCGGCCGGGGCGATCTCTTTTCGCTACAACTACTCGATCAATGGTCGGCAAGAGACCATCACCTTCGGCCGCTATGGCATCGGAGGGATCACCCTTGCCGAAGCTCGCGAGCAACTGGCAGACGCCAAGAAGATGATCGCCAGCGGCAAGTCGCCGGCGAAGGAGAAGGCGCGAGACAAGGCCCGCGTCAAGGATGCAGAGACCTTCGGCGCATGGGCCGAGAAGTGGCTGCGCGGCTACCAGATGGCCGACTCCACCCGAGACATGCGTAGAGCGGTCTATGAGCGCGAGCTGAAGCCGAAATTCGGCAACCAGAAGCTGGTCGAAATCACCCACGAAGACCTGCGGGCGTTGACTGATGCCATCGTGGAGCGCGGCGCACCAGCCACAGCTGTCCACTCCCGCGAAGTGGTCCTGCAGGTCTACCGCTGGGCCATCGAGCGCGGCCAGAAGGTCGAGAACCCGGCAGAACTGGTGCGGCCGACCACCATCGCCAAGTTCGAACCGCGCGACCGGGCGTTGACGCCAGATGAGATCGCGCTGATGTACCAGTACATCGAGCGCATTGGCACTACACCATCCATTCGGGCGGCGGCCAAGCTGTTGTTGCTGACGATGGTCCGCAAGAGTGAGCTGACCAACGCGACCTGGAGCGAGGTCAATTTCAGCGAGGCGCTGTGGACGATTCCCAAGGAGCGGATGAAGCGACGCAACCCGCATCTGGTCTTCCTGTCCCGCCAAGCACTGGACATCTTCATTGCGCTGAAGACCTTTGCCGGCGGTTCGGACTATGTGTTGCCGTCTCGGTATGACTCGGATACGCCAATGAGCAGCGCCACGCTCAACCAGGTGCTGACGCTGACGTACAGGCTTGCGCAGAAGGAGGGAAAGCCTCTCGGCAAGTTTGGGCCGCATGACCTGCGGCGAACGGCCAGCACGCTATTGCACGAGGCTGGCTACAACACGGACTGGATTGAGAAAAGCCTTGCCCACGAGCAGCGCGGTGTGCGGGCGGTCTACAACAAGGCCGAATACCGTGAGCAACGCACGGCCATGCTGCAGGACTGGGCAAACATGATTGATGAGTGGGTCCTCAAACGGCCCCTGCAAGGGGCGTGA
- a CDS encoding helix-turn-helix transcriptional regulator, giving the protein MQIEEVYTKTLINRKKLLAMIPLSERTIFNMEQRGEFPRRIALTSRNVAWDLAEVEQWIEARRSSGAHALRPGITPLAGAV; this is encoded by the coding sequence ATGCAGATCGAAGAGGTTTACACCAAGACACTCATCAACCGCAAGAAGCTGCTGGCGATGATCCCGCTTTCCGAGCGCACGATCTTCAACATGGAGCAGCGTGGGGAATTCCCGCGCCGCATTGCACTTACCAGCCGGAACGTAGCGTGGGACCTGGCCGAGGTGGAGCAATGGATCGAGGCGCGACGGTCTTCTGGCGCTCATGCATTGCGCCCCGGCATCACGCCCCTTGCAGGGGCCGTTTGA
- a CDS encoding type II toxin-antitoxin system HicB family antitoxin: MTYLVDEVNGGIRASLPDFNLYTFASAVSEVPVRLQEAIAAGYHGKEPKSSGLDDLKDDPRYQGGWWLWLNIDVDDLPARRRSRKAASHKRSKGPGRRGDAQSGAARSA; this comes from the coding sequence ATGACCTATCTGGTGGATGAAGTCAACGGTGGCATTCGGGCAAGCTTGCCAGACTTCAATCTTTACACATTCGCCTCGGCGGTTTCCGAGGTGCCTGTCAGGTTGCAGGAAGCCATCGCCGCCGGATACCACGGCAAAGAGCCAAAATCATCTGGGCTGGATGACCTGAAGGATGATCCTCGCTATCAGGGCGGATGGTGGCTTTGGCTCAACATTGACGTGGACGATTTACCCGCGCGGCGGCGCAGCAGGAAGGCGGCAAGCCACAAGCGTTCCAAGGGGCCAGGTCGTCGCGGTGACGCCCAGAGCGGGGCTGCCAGATCGGCCTGA
- a CDS encoding recombinase family protein: protein MGKLRLGYARVSTDDQTTALQADALQRAGCHRVYQDTASGKSGVARPQLEECLADLREGDTLVVWRLDRLGRSLPDLVRIVTELVERGVGFESLTEKIETTNASGKLMFHLFAALAEFERNLIRERTKAGLTAARARGRLGGRKPKLDAKQIRHIKALLNDPKTSVTELARDYGVSRTTIYKHCGV, encoded by the coding sequence ATGGGAAAGTTGCGTTTGGGCTATGCCCGCGTATCGACTGACGATCAAACGACCGCGCTGCAGGCGGATGCTTTGCAGCGAGCGGGGTGTCATCGCGTCTATCAGGACACAGCGAGTGGCAAGTCTGGTGTGGCCCGCCCGCAGTTGGAAGAGTGCTTGGCCGACTTGCGCGAGGGCGACACCCTCGTCGTTTGGCGTCTGGATCGGCTAGGGCGAAGCCTGCCTGACCTTGTGCGTATCGTCACTGAGTTGGTTGAACGTGGGGTTGGCTTTGAGTCGCTGACCGAGAAGATCGAAACAACGAACGCATCAGGCAAGCTGATGTTTCATCTCTTTGCCGCGCTAGCTGAGTTTGAGCGAAATCTGATCCGCGAGCGTACCAAGGCTGGTCTTACCGCAGCACGTGCGCGTGGTCGCTTGGGCGGTAGGAAGCCCAAGTTGGACGCCAAGCAGATCAGGCACATTAAAGCGCTGCTTAATGACCCGAAGACTAGCGTCACAGAGTTGGCGCGCGACTACGGGGTGTCCCGCACGACAATCTATAAACACTGCGGTGTTTAG
- a CDS encoding ABC-three component system protein, with translation MKFAYEDMSDGQFETLIVLLCQRLLGAAVQGFAKGPDGGRDAKFIGTAELHPSKSAPWIGTTIVQAKHTNGYNRNFSESDFFSTTTANTVLGKEIPRIKKLREAKQLDHYMLFANRRLAGNAETEIREYIASQCVIPASSIYLCGLEQLEIWLKRFPEVAKEADLDPVDSPLIVSPDDLAEVVQALARQKDGVAALLDDPPTARVTYEQKNALNNMSADYAKVQRRKYLKETAQIRAFLAAPENLDLLRMYESVVDEFQLKIIAKRKDYQTFDEVMEYLVDLLFSRDPVLRQHAHKRLTRAVLFYMYWNCDIGEVGDAAAD, from the coding sequence ATGAAATTCGCATACGAAGACATGAGCGATGGTCAGTTCGAGACCTTGATCGTTCTTTTATGTCAGCGGTTGCTTGGGGCTGCCGTTCAGGGTTTTGCAAAAGGGCCTGATGGTGGGCGCGATGCTAAGTTCATTGGGACAGCGGAACTACATCCAAGCAAGTCGGCGCCGTGGATCGGTACAACCATCGTCCAAGCCAAGCACACCAACGGCTATAACCGTAACTTCTCCGAGTCCGACTTCTTTAGCACGACGACCGCGAACACAGTGCTGGGAAAAGAAATTCCCCGCATCAAAAAACTGCGTGAGGCCAAGCAGCTCGATCATTACATGCTGTTTGCCAACCGTCGGCTGGCGGGCAATGCCGAAACTGAGATACGCGAATACATCGCGTCTCAGTGCGTCATTCCTGCCTCGTCGATTTATCTCTGCGGGCTGGAGCAACTGGAAATCTGGCTTAAGCGATTCCCCGAGGTTGCGAAAGAAGCTGACCTTGACCCTGTCGATTCTCCGTTGATTGTCAGCCCCGATGACCTGGCTGAAGTAGTGCAGGCATTGGCCCGCCAGAAAGATGGCGTGGCCGCGCTGCTAGACGATCCACCGACTGCGCGTGTGACCTACGAGCAGAAAAATGCACTCAACAACATGAGTGCCGATTACGCGAAGGTACAGCGGCGGAAATACCTCAAGGAGACCGCTCAAATTCGGGCTTTCCTGGCGGCACCGGAAAACCTTGACCTGCTGCGCATGTACGAGTCTGTGGTTGATGAGTTCCAACTCAAGATCATCGCCAAGCGCAAGGACTACCAGACATTCGACGAGGTTATGGAGTATCTGGTGGACCTTTTGTTCAGCCGTGACCCTGTATTGCGACAGCACGCTCACAAGCGTCTGACGCGTGCCGTACTTTTCTACATGTATTGGAACTGTGACATTGGGGAGGTGGGCGATGCTGCGGCCGACTAA
- a CDS encoding ABC-three component system middle component 8, which translates to MLRPTKHSHPDRTVINVSLLLLARLKVRRVDEYDVLRKFAKKSVVGGDVLFLPALNFLYLMGLIEYRPKTDAVEYMGPNEAV; encoded by the coding sequence ATGCTGCGGCCGACTAAGCACTCTCATCCTGATCGCACGGTCATTAACGTCTCGTTGCTGCTATTGGCTCGCTTGAAGGTCCGACGCGTAGATGAATACGATGTATTGCGCAAATTTGCGAAAAAAAGTGTCGTTGGCGGGGACGTGCTGTTCTTGCCGGCATTGAATTTTCTGTATCTCATGGGCTTGATTGAATATCGACCCAAGACCGATGCCGTGGAGTACATGGGGCCAAATGAAGCTGTCTAG
- a CDS encoding DUF2326 domain-containing protein produces the protein MKLSRLYSNKPDLFEPVEFVQGLNVVMAEIRLPENRSKDTHNLGKTTLGRLLDFGFLAKRDPKFFLFKHAELFKDFIFFLEIELEDASFVTIRRGVEEATKISFKRHEAGHQDLSGLPLAEWDHQDMPFERARDLLDGLLDWRALKPWAFRKGLGYLLRSQDDFRDVFHLRKFAAAHSDWKPFLAHVLGFDAQLVAQHYEKEEQLAEKQATTQTIKNELGGSIEDISKIEGILLLKQKEAEKKQKLLDAFDFRAQDKDSTKQLVDDIDERIASLNAERYSLNQNKKKIIASLEDDQILFNPDEAQRLFEEAGVLFKGQIKKDFQQLIAFNRAITDERRGYLQEERAEVEAELKRINAELNTLGKKRSEMLSFLSGTDIFGKYKQVSDEMVTLRADITSLERQRGFLHRLQELRTEIRALTEERGHLQTQIEADVEKQNSDQSSLFSAIRVFFSEIVEEVIDRKALLSVSPNLAGHLEFRAEILDESGNATSADLGHTYRKLLCIAFDLAILRAHLDDKFPRFVYHDGVFESLDDRKKENLLAVVRRYAELGLQPVITLIDSDLPARDTDEEPVFSSNEVVIALHDEGEQGRLFKMKAW, from the coding sequence ATGAAGCTGTCTAGACTTTATTCCAACAAGCCTGACTTGTTCGAGCCCGTGGAGTTCGTCCAGGGCTTGAACGTCGTCATGGCTGAAATTCGTCTGCCGGAGAACAGAAGCAAGGACACTCACAACCTCGGCAAGACCACGCTTGGGCGCTTACTCGACTTTGGTTTCCTCGCCAAGCGCGATCCCAAGTTCTTTCTTTTCAAGCACGCCGAATTGTTCAAGGACTTCATCTTCTTCCTGGAGATTGAGCTGGAAGATGCTTCGTTCGTGACGATCCGACGCGGCGTGGAAGAAGCTACCAAGATTAGCTTCAAGCGACACGAGGCCGGGCATCAGGACTTGTCGGGATTGCCGTTGGCGGAGTGGGATCACCAGGACATGCCCTTTGAGCGAGCACGTGACCTGTTGGATGGATTGCTTGACTGGCGCGCATTAAAGCCTTGGGCGTTCCGAAAAGGCTTGGGCTATCTGCTGCGCTCTCAGGATGATTTCCGCGACGTTTTTCATCTTCGCAAGTTCGCGGCTGCGCATTCGGATTGGAAGCCTTTTCTGGCTCACGTTCTCGGCTTTGACGCTCAACTCGTGGCACAGCACTATGAGAAGGAAGAGCAGCTTGCGGAGAAGCAGGCCACCACGCAGACCATCAAGAATGAGTTGGGTGGGTCCATTGAGGACATCAGCAAGATCGAGGGCATCCTGTTGCTCAAGCAGAAAGAGGCTGAGAAGAAGCAGAAGCTGCTCGACGCCTTCGACTTCCGCGCGCAGGATAAAGACAGCACCAAGCAATTGGTCGATGACATCGACGAGCGGATTGCGTCCCTTAATGCTGAGCGCTACTCGCTCAACCAGAACAAGAAGAAGATCATTGCCTCGCTGGAAGATGATCAGATCCTCTTCAATCCTGATGAAGCGCAGCGCCTGTTCGAGGAGGCCGGTGTCCTGTTCAAGGGCCAGATCAAGAAGGATTTCCAACAGTTGATTGCCTTCAATCGGGCCATTACCGATGAGCGCCGAGGCTATCTGCAGGAAGAACGCGCGGAGGTCGAGGCTGAGCTTAAGCGCATTAATGCAGAGCTGAATACCCTGGGCAAGAAGCGCTCGGAGATGCTCTCATTCCTGAGCGGTACCGATATCTTTGGCAAGTACAAGCAGGTGTCCGACGAGATGGTGACGCTGCGTGCCGACATTACTTCGTTGGAGCGTCAACGCGGTTTCCTACATCGTCTGCAGGAGTTGCGAACTGAGATCAGGGCGTTGACCGAAGAGCGTGGGCATTTGCAGACCCAGATTGAGGCGGATGTCGAGAAGCAAAACTCTGATCAGAGCAGCTTGTTCTCGGCAATTCGCGTGTTCTTCAGTGAAATTGTTGAAGAGGTGATCGACCGCAAGGCGCTGTTGAGCGTATCACCGAACCTGGCGGGGCATCTGGAGTTTAGGGCGGAGATTCTTGATGAATCAGGCAATGCAACCAGCGCCGATCTCGGGCACACGTATAGGAAATTGCTATGTATTGCCTTTGACTTGGCAATTTTGCGAGCCCATTTGGACGACAAGTTCCCGCGCTTTGTTTATCACGACGGCGTTTTCGAGTCCCTGGATGATCGCAAAAAGGAGAATCTGCTTGCGGTCGTTCGTCGGTATGCTGAGTTGGGGCTGCAGCCAGTTATTACGCTTATCGATTCTGATTTGCCAGCCCGTGATACCGATGAGGAGCCGGTATTCTCCTCTAATGAGGTTGTGATCGCATTGCATGATGAGGGTGAACAGGGGCGGCTCTTCAAAATGAAAGCTTGGTAA
- a CDS encoding restriction endonuclease yields the protein MSDIFEGVREIDLNNLLESPEPQDYLVYEPKLGSLPFDQVPWQSFEKLSARLLEAVSGGKIMQAFSYGGNGQAQYGIDVVALKFGSSKQTVLQCKNVRKVKRGELRKWIGKFLSDRKRGDADHYILCVPCQVENDAKLVEEWSEQERLLDSEGISAELWSLSRLHSMLRDQPGLIAEFFGDRYVSSFCAIPPAPDRYPERYRREFKSQNENYFVFENETARLDIFVPDDRRPRVSASLSFARADLSGITFTIPSSPLVEWLQWIGHAKDLSKPPYALQAPGFEGRHVFCAPDVRLMLDDSELGHIHWIFKNAWLAYHQAAKDIEAKWRFLRFSPIEDAQKRTFALAKVSRQLWRTILAFAREHDCSHGKSDWYIFDGAPGVLKVYVETTTERLESGYHLIMYGYQEGGIVLPHEDSIMLGWAPLTSISDEPIELHPRLAWDAEYTHEWIFRELVPTVKKWVERKQEEDNNSYGVLRRFVPRKRAEVDLSPHIYSLQKMPIRFMSSGTVTLAALAEYTEILQSFFHVYRRAAQVPGESVTSILSLLIRLLPLIKAPDEHYIRGNLQLGNEDLSAEISKVILRGPVALSNPTWLDMSLRSLSALLRGAQELPNSELVLIGEALAPLWDRMAEDRICDSLR from the coding sequence ATGAGTGACATTTTTGAAGGTGTTCGCGAGATTGATTTAAATAATTTGCTGGAATCTCCAGAACCACAGGATTATCTCGTCTATGAGCCTAAACTAGGTTCGCTTCCCTTTGATCAAGTTCCTTGGCAAAGCTTCGAGAAGCTAAGTGCGCGACTACTGGAGGCGGTCTCCGGTGGCAAGATCATGCAAGCGTTCAGTTATGGTGGGAACGGTCAAGCCCAGTACGGCATTGATGTTGTTGCACTGAAATTTGGTTCAAGCAAACAAACTGTCTTGCAATGCAAAAATGTCAGGAAGGTTAAGCGCGGGGAACTGCGTAAATGGATTGGCAAATTTTTATCTGACAGAAAACGTGGAGATGCGGACCACTATATTCTTTGCGTTCCCTGTCAGGTCGAAAATGATGCCAAACTTGTCGAAGAATGGAGTGAGCAGGAGCGGTTACTTGACAGTGAAGGCATCAGTGCCGAGTTGTGGAGTTTAAGTCGTCTTCACTCGATGCTTCGTGATCAACCAGGGCTGATTGCAGAATTTTTCGGGGATCGATATGTGTCGAGTTTTTGCGCAATTCCTCCGGCGCCCGATCGATACCCGGAGCGTTATCGGCGCGAGTTTAAATCTCAAAACGAAAACTACTTCGTCTTCGAGAATGAAACGGCGCGGCTCGATATATTTGTGCCAGATGATCGAAGGCCTCGGGTTTCTGCTTCGTTGTCGTTTGCCCGTGCGGACCTGAGTGGCATCACTTTTACTATTCCTAGTTCGCCCCTAGTTGAATGGCTACAGTGGATCGGTCATGCCAAGGACTTGTCCAAGCCTCCTTATGCGTTGCAGGCGCCTGGATTCGAGGGACGTCATGTTTTTTGTGCACCCGATGTTCGACTAATGTTGGACGACAGCGAGCTAGGGCATATACATTGGATTTTTAAAAATGCATGGCTAGCCTATCACCAGGCGGCTAAAGACATTGAGGCAAAATGGCGCTTCTTACGGTTTAGTCCTATAGAGGATGCCCAAAAAAGAACGTTTGCACTAGCAAAAGTTAGCCGTCAATTGTGGAGAACAATACTCGCGTTTGCCCGTGAGCATGATTGCAGCCATGGCAAATCAGATTGGTATATTTTTGATGGGGCGCCAGGCGTTCTCAAGGTTTATGTTGAAACCACTACTGAGAGGCTTGAGAGTGGCTATCACTTGATCATGTACGGGTATCAGGAAGGTGGAATAGTGCTTCCGCATGAAGATTCCATCATGCTGGGGTGGGCGCCACTTACATCAATTTCCGACGAGCCAATTGAATTGCACCCACGTTTGGCGTGGGATGCTGAGTATACGCACGAATGGATTTTTCGCGAACTTGTGCCCACTGTGAAGAAATGGGTTGAACGGAAACAGGAAGAAGATAACAATTCTTACGGTGTTTTGAGAAGATTTGTTCCCCGTAAGCGGGCCGAAGTGGATTTGTCTCCCCATATCTATTCACTTCAGAAGATGCCCATCCGTTTCATGTCGAGTGGAACAGTTACTTTAGCTGCTTTGGCTGAGTATACGGAGATACTCCAGTCATTCTTCCATGTCTATCGACGTGCTGCGCAGGTCCCGGGCGAATCAGTTACGAGCATCCTCAGTTTGTTGATTCGGCTGTTGCCATTGATCAAAGCGCCAGACGAACATTACATTCGGGGAAATCTTCAGCTTGGTAACGAGGATTTGTCTGCGGAAATATCCAAAGTTATTCTGCGTGGCCCGGTCGCTTTGAGCAATCCGACATGGCTTGATATGAGTCTGCGCTCATTGAGTGCGTTGTTGCGGGGTGCTCAGGAGCTTCCGAATTCAGAACTGGTGTTGATCGGCGAAGCGCTTGCCCCACTTTGGGACCGCATGGCTGAGGACCGGATTTGCGACAGCTTACGATAG
- a CDS encoding alpha/beta hydrolase, which yields MRPLSSAILLAALAAAPALAASDQPISLDTASGRIAGSLLLPDHADKPPVALIIAGSGPTNRDGDNPGLPNGSGGYLKQLAQALADAGIASVRYDKRAIGESRAAGLDEAALHFDDYVGDAAGWVAKLKTDPRFSKVAVIGHSEGSLIGMLAAEKQGAAAFVSLDGPARNAADVLRTQLAPRLPGDLAKQSERILQALQQGREADKVPGPLMVVYRPSIQPYLISWFRYTPTTAIRALKAPTLIVQGEADRQVAKTEAEALHAAKPDSQLEWIPTMNHLLRDNDLQHQAAYGEAPPPLAPALIQSVTRFLKQTL from the coding sequence ATGCGCCCGCTCTCCTCCGCCATCCTGCTCGCCGCGCTGGCCGCCGCCCCCGCGCTAGCCGCCAGCGATCAGCCCATCTCACTGGACACCGCCAGCGGCCGCATCGCTGGCTCTCTGCTGCTGCCGGATCACGCCGACAAGCCGCCGGTGGCGCTGATCATCGCTGGCTCCGGCCCCACCAACCGCGATGGCGATAATCCCGGCCTGCCCAATGGCAGCGGCGGCTATTTGAAGCAGCTGGCCCAGGCGCTGGCCGATGCCGGCATCGCCTCCGTGCGCTACGACAAGCGGGCGATAGGCGAAAGCCGAGCGGCGGGACTGGATGAGGCCGCGCTACATTTCGACGATTACGTGGGCGACGCGGCCGGCTGGGTGGCCAAACTGAAGACAGACCCGCGCTTTTCCAAAGTGGCGGTGATAGGCCATAGCGAAGGTTCGCTGATCGGCATGCTGGCGGCGGAGAAACAAGGCGCGGCCGCTTTCGTCTCTCTGGATGGCCCGGCCCGCAACGCGGCCGACGTGCTGCGCACGCAGCTGGCGCCGCGCCTACCGGGAGACTTGGCCAAGCAAAGTGAGCGCATCCTGCAGGCCCTGCAACAGGGCCGCGAAGCCGACAAGGTGCCCGGCCCGCTGATGGTGGTGTACCGCCCCAGCATACAGCCCTATCTGATCTCATGGTTCCGCTACACCCCGACCACGGCCATTCGCGCGCTGAAAGCGCCCACGCTGATCGTGCAAGGAGAAGCCGACCGGCAAGTCGCCAAGACCGAGGCAGAAGCGCTGCACGCGGCCAAGCCGGATAGTCAGCTGGAATGGATACCCACCATGAATCACCTGCTGCGCGACAACGATCTGCAACACCAGGCCGCTTATGGCGAAGCCCCGCCGCCGCTGGCGCCGGCGCTGATCCAATCCGTCACCCGTTTCCTGAAACAGACCCTGTAA